The following are encoded in a window of Butyrivibrio sp. AE3004 genomic DNA:
- a CDS encoding ABC transporter permease, protein MNNKRTRYVAAPYLIWSIGFIIIPLGLVLYYAFTNADGALTIDNVADIISYVNIKALILSIAFSIVSTALCLLIAYPLSLVLSSLISNSSSILSLLFILPMWMNSLLRTYAWQNILERKGVINGILTAINLPPLYIINKPPAILLGMVYDFLPFMILPVYNSVSRIDKDLINAAKDLGAGYKEIFFRIIWPLSLPGVISGITMVFVPSLTTFVISDILGGGKILLIGNVIEQLFTQDSDWNAGAGLSAVLMIFIVISMLITAKYDKEDIR, encoded by the coding sequence ATGAATAATAAGCGCACAAGATATGTAGCCGCTCCTTATCTTATCTGGAGTATTGGCTTTATAATAATTCCATTAGGTCTGGTTTTATATTATGCCTTTACAAATGCCGATGGGGCATTAACTATTGATAATGTGGCAGACATTATTTCTTATGTGAATATTAAGGCTTTGATTCTTTCAATAGCCTTTTCCATAGTGTCGACTGCTTTGTGTCTTTTGATTGCTTATCCGCTGTCACTGGTACTTTCTTCACTTATCAGTAACAGCTCGTCTATACTGTCTCTTTTATTCATTCTTCCCATGTGGATGAATTCCCTTTTGCGTACATATGCCTGGCAGAATATTCTCGAAAGAAAAGGTGTGATCAACGGAATTTTAACAGCAATTAATCTTCCGCCACTTTATATTATCAACAAACCACCGGCAATACTTCTTGGTATGGTATATGATTTTTTGCCGTTTATGATTCTTCCTGTTTACAATTCAGTTTCAAGAATAGACAAGGATCTTATTAATGCTGCAAAGGATCTTGGTGCGGGCTACAAGGAAATCTTTTTCAGGATAATCTGGCCCCTTAGTCTTCCGGGTGTTATCTCGGGTATCACAATGGTGTTTGTACCAAGTCTTACCACCTTTGTTATTTCAGATATTTTGGGTGGAGGGAAAATACTCCTTATCGGTAATGTAATAGAGCAGCTTTTTACTCAGGATTCAGACTGGAATGCAGGAGCGGGTCTTTCAGCTGTACTTATGATCTTTATCGTCATCAGTATGCTCATTACTGCTAAATATGACAAGGAGGATATCAGATGA
- a CDS encoding ABC transporter permease, producing the protein MKKTLGSIYLTLVLIFLYAPIATLMILSFNSSKSRSHFGGFTFSWYLSLFENEEIMAAFKNTIILALLAAFIATVVGTAACTGMVAMKKRSRSIIMGITNIPMLNADIVTGVSLMLLFIAARATMGFTTVLLAHITFNIPYVILSVMPRYRELNASTYEAALDLGAKPIYAFFKVVLPDLMSSVLSGFLMSFTMSLDDFIITHFTQGPGFDTLSTKIYSEVKKGINPEMYALSTLMFLSILILLFFVNYKPWTKQTVGEIKVTTKKEVIVSSAKGGVR; encoded by the coding sequence ATGAAAAAGACTCTTGGCAGTATATATCTGACACTTGTACTTATATTTCTTTATGCGCCCATTGCTACACTGATGATCCTATCATTTAATTCAAGTAAATCCCGTTCACATTTCGGAGGCTTTACTTTTTCCTGGTATCTGAGCTTGTTTGAAAATGAAGAGATAATGGCAGCTTTTAAGAATACTATTATTCTGGCTTTATTAGCGGCTTTTATCGCAACTGTTGTGGGAACTGCGGCCTGTACGGGTATGGTGGCCATGAAGAAAAGGAGTAGAAGCATAATTATGGGTATCACAAATATACCCATGCTAAATGCTGATATAGTGACTGGTGTGAGCCTTATGCTTCTGTTTATTGCGGCAAGAGCCACTATGGGATTCACGACGGTTCTTTTGGCACATATCACCTTCAATATCCCCTATGTTATTCTGTCTGTTATGCCAAGGTATAGGGAATTAAATGCCAGTACCTATGAGGCAGCATTGGATCTTGGAGCAAAACCGATATATGCGTTTTTTAAGGTTGTGCTTCCGGATCTTATGAGTTCTGTTTTGTCAGGATTTCTTATGAGTTTTACCATGTCTCTGGATGATTTTATTATTACTCACTTCACTCAGGGCCCGGGTTTTGATACTCTTTCCACAAAAATCTATTCTGAAGTTAAAAAGGGAATCAATCCCGAAATGTATGCCCTTTCTACACTAATGTTTCTGTCAATTCTGATTTTACTGTTTTTTGTTAATTACAAGCCCTGGACTAAGCAGACTGTAGGAGAAATAAAGGTAACGACCAAAAAAGAGGTAATTGTAAGCTCTGCAAAGGGAGGTGTCAGATGA